The nucleotide window CAGAAGCATCCTCTGGTGAGGAGCGCAAGATGTGggagaggatggaggaggagcctgcttccatgaAAAGACCCTCCCTCCGAAATGTGGGGAATGGGGGCGCATGCCTCGGATTACAAGGAGAGAACAAAACAGGAAGGGGCACACAGAGTCATTGGCCAGGAAGGGGCACACAGAGTCATTGGCCGAGGtggcagaagagggaggagggaagggagaagatggGGGGGGAAGAGCCCCGCATTTGGGAGTATGCCTAAATTAAGAATTACACATACGACTATGTGcgtgtgtgaatttttttttttaaaaagcagaaaaacaaaagagtacAAAAGGAAACATCTTGCCGGGCGGTGCCTTTCAGGCCTGGCTGGACATTGCTGGGGGAGCTTTTCAGTGCACCAACGCACCCAGTCCCGCCGCAGGGCTTCTGAAATCACCGGCCTGGAGTGGGGCCTGGCCATGATTCTGTGAAGCCCTCCGGGTCATTCTGGCGTGCAGCCCAGGCTGAGAACTGCGTTTGAGTAACATGTCATAGGTGAGCGGGGATAGTAAATTCCTCCACtcaaaaacaccaaaaaggaaaaagagaaaaaaaagggaaggacggaaggagggaaagaggaaggaagaaaggaaggaagaacaggccACTGCTCTGAGAGGGCCCTAGTCTATTTTATGCCTCAGGtggctcatctgtgaaatgggcacaatCACAGGCCCCTTCTCACAGCACTGTTCTGAGGATTAAGTGGAGCACTAGGTATGAGGCGCTCCCCCAGGGCCTGGTGGCAGCCCTCGCTCCGTCAGCACCAGCTACTTCTGCCACCACTCCTCCCACTGACAGCCGGCATAATCGTCAGGAGACCTGATTTCCCTGCTCACTCAAATTAACCTGATGGAGGAGACAGGCTCTCAGGCCCTAGCCACGCCAGTCCGATGGCGGCGGCAGGCCCCACCTCTCCTGGAGACCTGGAAGGGGAGGACCCACCTGTAGAGCAGCAGCTTGTTGAGGCAAGCATTGATGAGCAGCGAGGGGTCCCGGGCCTCGCGGCTGACCCAGGAGCGCGCGGAGATGCTGGTCACGGGGCTCCCCTCATGCACCACCAGACGCTTGGCTTTGGTCAGCTTCCCTGGAacaacagaggaagaggggacaCAAATAAGAGGCTGTGTGCTGGGACGGTGGCAGCCCGAATACCCCAGATGCAGGCCTGGGGCTGGCCTACCTGTGGCCATGtcgaagaggaaagagaaaacactgcCACGGTCATCGCCTGCCCAGAGCAGCCGGCCAGGGGCATCGAAGGACAGAGCGAGGACCCGGCCTGTCAGCTTGCTGGAGCCCCCCTTCACTTTCTTGCCCGTGGAGATGTTCATGACGTGCACGTTGTGCTTGGCATTCCCCACCTGTGGGGGAGACCAAGCACACCACACACTGCTCTCAGCCCGCCCCTCCTTGGGTCTGACCACGACGGAGCAGCTGTCGATGGAACTGGCTGGTTCCTACTGGAATCTAACCCTGGGGCGGCTGCAGCGGGGAGACTGGGAGGTGACCGAGGTCTGTGATCCTTCAGAACCAGAGCCAGCCCCCTCTTGCCATCTAACCAGGATGGGCAGCTGCCCCTTAGCATGCCCCCCAACCCTGTGACTGGCAAACCACAGGGCCATCCCAGGCTGGTAAGGACAGCCAGTCTGCTTCCTGACTGGTCCTCGCCAGAGACTTGACCACACTGGGGCCAGAGCTGCAGCCGAAGGAACCCCAGAATGCAACAGGCTCACTCAGCGGGTCCCCTCTCTGCCACTCGGAGCCTGGCcagattttcacttcttttccccGCCCTCTGACTCTCAGTCCTGGGGTCAGACCACAGTGGAGCTGTGCCACTGGGAGGAGCCCAGTCTTCTGACTAGCCATCTTGCCCCCCAACCAGTGGCCCCCATGGCTGGAGAACAGCAGCCCTGCTGTTGATGGGACCGGAGGAGTACCAGAGCTGGGACTCTGGCTCCTGACCAGTCCCCCACTGGAGTCTGTCACAGCAAGCCAACCCAATGTCAAGCACAGTGGCCCGGTTCTGACCTATTTCTCTCTGAGTCTGACCACATGGACGACTGTGATGAGGAACTggaggggaccccccccccacccatacTGACTCCCCGGGATGGCTCTCCAGGCCCGGCAGCCCCACCCTTGGTGAGCGGCACCCTGAAGCCTGACCACTGTGAGGTTGTTGTTGACCGGCTGGAAGGTGCAGCAGAGCAGTTCGGCGCCGTCGGGGTCAGGAATCTCCCGGATGCAGCGGCCGTCCTCAGAGGCCCAGATGCGCATGGTAGCGTCGAGCGAGGTGGACACGAGGATGTCGTTGGAGAGGGACCAGGCGAAGTCAGAGACACCTCGGGTGTGGCCCCGCAGCACGCGGAGCACTGTGGGTGGGGCGGGCACCAGCTGGCACAGGGAGATGCTGCCGTCCAGGGAGCAGCAGGCCAGGCGGTGCCGGTCGTCGTTGGCAAAGCGCACCCTTGGGACTGCAAATGCCAAGAAGCCGCTGGTGGGACAGAGCACACTCGCCAGGCGCTTTCATTTATAAAAGGCTCTGCTGTGCGCACTGGGGGCTggaacccactgagccaagcaCGGGGGCTTCTGCAAAAGGCTTTCCTTGGCTGAGAACGGGAGTGGGAACCCTAGAAGGCCCTCTGCCAAAAGCTCCCTACACTTTAGCCAGTGTTTTACAGTTACCAACGTCTCAGCGGTTTGCAAAGCCTGCGCTGCCCATTGTGAGGGGATTTCTCTGTAGCCAAGGCTCTAAACTCTTTCAAGCAACTCATGACCCCGGAAGCCTTCTGCAAAGTCCTCTTTTGAGCTGCCAGGCCCTTTTACGATAGCCCAAGTACTTGAGATCTTGTGGGCTGCTTTACTTTGCAGAGGGCTTGTGGGCTTGGGGAGAGGTTTAGGGATGGCAACTCCTCCTTCGGAGGTGGGCCGGAGACTCTGAGTTGCAGAAGGGGATGCACTGAGTAGCTGTCCCAGTTCGGGAAAATGAGTGGTGAGGGGACCCGCTACCTGCTGGCTTACCTGCCTCATCCACATGTTGGTCGAAAACATGGTACATGCCCGCAAAGGCGTAGTTCTCACTCAGCGATGTGTCCCCAGCCATGGCACGACTTGCTTCTGCTGCTGATGTGGGTACCACACTGCCAGGGGGCCTGGGCCCCAACAGGAGTTGGGGGGGATAACATGAAGTAGGTGCTAGCATTCAGGCCCTATGGTCCCTCTCCCCCTTACAGACCCCAGCTCATAACTGCCCCTTGCATACCTGTCCTCATAGACAGCACGGTTCATCTGTGCCTGCAGCTGGTAGGAGCCTCGGCTGACGGAACGGCGGTGCCCACGGGCCCCTAGGGCCCGAGGATCATCCTCAAAATCCTGCAAATGGAAGGTCAGGGTGGGCACATCTTAAAGATGGTCCTCAAGAACGTGTGGTCTGGAGTCTTCAAAATATACCCAGAACCAGATCCCTTCTCACCCTACCCACTACCATGACCATGGCCGGTACTACCGGGGTGGCCTCGGCACtagctccccactgagtggataCTCAATAAATAGTCTGTGAGGAAAGAATGGACACTTTCCCCCTGAAAACCACTCAGAGCCAGCTCTTGCTTCATTCCAGCCTCAGCTCAACTGTCACCTCCTCGGAGAGAACTTTCTTGATCGTCCCCATCAGAAATAGCTCCCCTCTGTTCCCCACAGGAGTCTCATTTTACCCCCAGGCCTGCTTTACTTTTCCATCTTAGTAAGCCATGTTAATTATTGATTTATCTGGCTTCGCATGTCTCTTGACCCATTTATCTTGTTTATTGCCTATTTATCAATGTGTTCATCttgtctgttgtccatttattGAGTTATCAcgttattgtctttttaaaaaagattttatttatttatttgtcagaaagaaagagcacacgagcaggcagaggcggagagagaagcaggctccccaccgagcaagaggcccgatgcggtactcgatcccaggaccctggggtcatgacctgagccgaaggcagtggcttaaccaactgagccacccaggcgtcccatgttaTTATCTCTTTCTGCCCTTTGCTTCTCCTAAGAGCCTGGCACGGTGCCTTGCACAGAGCAGGTGCCCGACAAGTGTGCTGAGTGAATGCATATGGACACGGGTGGTGTGCATGGCTGGCAGTGTGGGGAGGAGCTCACCTCCATGCGGTCTAGGGTAGTTCGGCTGCTGCGAACGATGCTGTTGCTGTAGGCACGGGCACTGCCTGGCTCGGAGAGGGGCCCGTATCGCTGGCCCAGCAGCTGCCCACGCAGCCTCAGGTACTGCCGACGCAGCGCTGGGGGGTGCCCAGCCTTGGCATTCTCCCGCAGCAGCTGGCTGCGCCGTCGGATGTACTGTGTCCGAAACTGTGGAAACGTTGGTGTGCGGTATGCGTTGTACCTATGATGGCAGGAGGCAGGACGGGCAGCAGGCACAGGATAGAGGGAATCAATCAGCCCaggggacagggaaagagagtgagGTGTGTGGCAGCGAGGGGTCAGGAGGACAAGTGATCAGCAGTGGTGATGGGGGTCCCTCTGGTGCTGTGATGAGAGTGGATCTACAGTAATAAAAGGCATGGTGATGAGGTCACTGTGCTGACAATGGAGGCCGTCTGCAGCTTTGCTGGAGTTGGTATGGGGTGACTGAGTCAGTGTAGACAATAGCAGGCGTCAGGGTGACATGGTGATGGGGGTGTCAGTGTAGGCAATGGTGGAAGTCAGGATGGGATGGCGATGGGGTCAGATTGGGGAAGTGATGATGGTAAGAGAAGGCTGCGGGGGGAGGGCAATGGTGGGGAATAGGATGTCACCAGCCTGAGCTCCATCATCCCCTTCCAAAGGCTCTGACAGCACAGCCTCCTTGCGCATGCCCAGATCTGGCTGCGTTTTCCCCGCATGCTCTTTTCGACCCTCTTGCCAGCCCTACACGCCCCCACACCCTGATACTGCGCATGCTCTACTCCGGCATGCCCACGCAGCCGCATAAAACCAGTTCTCCGCCCAGCCTCACTTATCGCCATTGCGCATGCACCACAGTAACTTCCGCTCCCATGGGCTTCGACCCCACGCCTCACCTCGCGTCTACTGCTAAGACCTGCTGCCACACCGCGGCCATTCCCCGGCCTCCTCTTCTGGCGTGTCCGCCCGCGGGAGCCTGCAGGACAAGGGCCTGGAATGTCAAAGTTTCAAGTGAAGGGATTTAATTCCGCCCCTTCTATCAGACGATCTTTGCCGTAGACACCAAGTCCCTCGACGCCGGGACATCGCGAAATACCACCCGGCAGCTAGCATGGTCatcaccccagccctgccctgctttGCCCTTCCCGGGCAGTTCCCGGAAGACTCACAACAGCGATTCAGATCTGATCCCGCCCCTCCCCGGTCACCATAGCGACGCCCCTCCTCCCGTCTAGCAATCCTTCTTGgcattccccatcccccaccgccCTCCGCCTTCCCTTCTCAGGTTCAAGAGCAGAGCCGGGGATCAGAGACCACCTCCGGGGCTGCCTCCGGCTCTTGAGGCCCCCGGGGCGGCCCTGAGACCAGTGTCGCCCTTTCCTTCTCTCGGCTCCCTCTCTCAGGCTCCAGCAAGATGGCCGCCTACTGCCAGGAAGAGCTGCCAAGCCCAGAGCGAATGGATAGGAATCTTTCCCAGGGCGTGGGAGAACCACGCAAGCGCGCTTTGGGACAGTAGCTTCCGGTACTGGATGGAGGCTCCACCCCTTAAGttctacccaccccacccccaattcctAATGGCACTTTTTGTATACACAAGAATAATGTCCAGGGGTCAGAGAGACGGTCGAGTATGCGAATCACTCCCCCCAAATTAGAAATACGACTTTCTTTTGAAACCGTGGAATAAACTTAGCACAATCTTGGCTAAGCAAGATTTGAAGCATGGGAGGGACCCCCATCACCACTGCTGATCACTTGTTATACCATCAAAAATAATCACACATGCAGAGGCTCCTAGGCTGTTCTCCAGTTCTTAAAGTGATTGATGAGCATCCAGACAACCCTGATGAGAGTAGTCTGTTCtgtggtgggggtgtgtgtggggtggagTTGGATGGTCCCAGGAATCTTGGTCTGGGCCTGAGTCTCCAAAGGCAGAAAGCATTTAAGTAGGCACAACAGGCTTTGGATCCCAAGAGGTTATCTGAAGCATCCTTATTTCAACTCTAACAGGAAGTTGCAACTCTTAactgcttatctttttttttttaagtaatctacatccaacatggggctcaaacttacttCCCTGAGATCAGCAGTTGCATgatctaccaaatgagccagccaggtgcccctctattcaTCTTAATGTGGTCAGGattaaaagaacttaaaaaattgaaatacagggacgcctgggtggctcagttggttggacgactgccttcggctcgggtcatgatcctggagtcctgggatcgagtcccgcatcgggctccggctccgcggggagtctgcttctctctctgaccttctccttgctcatgctctctctcactgtctctctctcaaataaataaataaaatctttaaaaaaaaattgaaatacagggtgcctgggtggctcagtgggttaaagcctctgtcttcagctcaggtcatgatcccagggtcctgggattgagccccgcatcgggctctctgctctgtggggagcctgcttcctcctctctctctgcctgcctctctgcctacttgtgatctctgtctgtcaaataaataagtaaaatctttaaaaaaaattgaaatacaaaatCTAGTAGCTTCCTATTAGATCTTAACATCCACTAACTACCACAATtctcaaaacttttatttttcacactaCTTTTTATAACATACAATAATctgaacagttttttaaaatcttacttatttgtcagagagcgagagggcGTGCACATacacaggcaggaggagctgTAGGCGGAGGgaggagcaagctccctgctaagcaaggagcaggatgtgggaccctatcccaggaccctgggatcatgacctgtgcgaaacgcagaagcttaactgactgagctacccaggtgtccctaatctgaacagttttttttttttaagatttttttttttatttgacagagagagatcacaagtaggcagagaggcaggcagagagaggggaagggaagcaggctccccgccgagcagagagcccgacgcgggactcgatcccaagaccccgagatcatgacccgagctggaggcagcggcttaacccactgagccacccaggtgcccccctaatcTGAACAGTTTTAAAGCCACTTGAAATGAGGAGAcacagagcgcctgggtggctcagtggattaaagcctctgccttcagctcaggtcatgatcccagggtcctgggatggagccccgaatcaggctctctgctcagtggggagcctgctttctttcctctctctctgcctgcctctctgcctacttgtgatctctgtctgtcaaataaataaataaaatcttaaaaaaaaaaaaaaaagaaatgaggagacACATCCAAAACACGAATTGCACTTTGTGTGTTCTAACAAAAATAGACCACTCTGTTTTGGATCAACAGAGCACCTCCCTTGTCCATGTAACTAAGCTGTgggtgtcttttaaaaatttttttaaaaggttgtatttattaatttgacagagagagagagagagagagcgagcatgcacaagcaggggagcagcaggcataggaagagggagaagcaggctccctgctgaccagagagcctgatcccagggtttgatcccagaatcatgactccagctgaaagcagacatttaacagtGAAGGTGCCCCtatgtgtgtctttttaaatACCTTCTATTTGATGGTTGCTAAAGAATAAACTGTTTCACTGCACAAACGTATAACCACTAACATTTATTGGCTAATATGCTGGACACATGGTGATCTACATGTATTAATCCATTTAATACTAATAACTGAATGTTCTGGGTCTCcttactatctccattttacaaatgaggaaagctGAAGCCCAGGGAGTTCAAGGGTGACATTTTATTGAACTGGTCTTTTATTTGAGACCAGCATCGGGTTTactttcaagtatttttctttccataaaggATGCTGTGACCAACCTCTTTCCCATTCACACCTTAACCCTCCCTGGATGGGGCCCCGCCCTTTCATACTACCACTCAGCTTCCAAAGAAACATGGTGGGGAAAAAAGTACAGGAAAGTCAGGGATGCCAGCGACACGTACTCTCTGAACTgctggaattgttttttttttgttgttgttgttgttgttgtttttacaatATTCTGTatgttaaaatttcaaaaattatttttaaattttcactccTATCATGCTATAAGATACTAGATAAAAACCTAATGATAGGGTTGAGGTAAGTAGGAATGAAATAATGCATAGTAAGTGTTCACAACACCTGTTGTGTGAACGTTTGCTGTTTTTCTGAGAAGTTCTACCGTACTTTTCAGAAGGCAGTATAACTTGGCCACTGCTGTAGGCTTTGCCAAATAGGAGCTGTGATCTTGGGAAAATCACTTAATCCCTTTGTagctcagtctcctcatctgaaaaaaatggCCTCATAGGGTTATACGgaggactaaatgagttaatacttgTAAAGCTTAGAGAGCatctggagaagagaaaataccCACTAAAGGTTGACTgcttgagtgcctgggtggctcagtcgttaagcagctgcctttggctcaggtcaggatcccagagtcctggcatcgagccccgaatcaggctcacTGCTCCGAGGGagacctgttctctctctcccactccccctgcttgtgttccctctttcactgtctctctgtcaaaaaaataaaatcttaaaaaaaataaaggttgaaTACCATCAGTTGTTTTAAGAACTTTTCCCAATACAGCTCCATCTGCCAGAGGTTGTTCTGGTACAGAAATAATGTGAATTAACAACCACAGCCACCTCTTACATTCGTTTTGTTTTGcgttttttaaaagagtttatttatttatttgacagggagagagagatcacaagtaggcagagaggcaggcagagagaaagggggaagcaaagcagagagcccgatgtggggcttgatcccaggaccctgagaccatgacctgagccgaaggcagaggcttaacccactgagccacccaggggccccatattttgcatttttctctaaaatatttacacACTCTCACTGGGTTAAACAAGGGGTTTTGAACAAGTTGGTGACATAAGGCACCTTTCAGTTTGCTGGGAGCTTGGCCAGAACGTGGCAGAATTTATTGGCAAGAATGGCAGGCAGGtcagtggggagggaaaggagggtcTCAGGTCTGGGGTTATCAAGTCATCAGAGGCAGCTTGGGGAGGCTGGGAGTGACCTTGGTTGCAATCATGACATCTAGAGAAAAAAGCTGAAGCCCATGAAGTCCTACTCTAACAGGACCTGGGGCTGTTTTATTGTCAGATTGATAATTAAGGGTCCTAGACAGAAGAACAAACAGATTTAGACAGAAAAGACTGGAAGCCAGAGCTGTTTGAAGATAACACATCACAATAGGGACTTGAGTGGTGGGAGAAACAGCCAGGGGCTATGTCTTTCCTggactcttccttccttcctgtgcctCCTGCCCAttcaacccccacccctggcccctaGTTTAGAAATGCAAAGGCAAGCACTGGACCACACTGGCTGCAAACACTTTTCATTACTAAGGCTGACACCAAACATGAAGTTGAGCCCCATCCTCTGGGACAAAGGGCAGTGCAATTTGAgggaaagcctgggtggcttggggTGACAAGGGTATGCTGAGAATCAAGACCCAAGAGCAAAATGGGAGACATAGAGCTGAGGTGTAACCGGAGtctagagttcttttttttttttttttacatttatttatttatttatttatttttaaagagtttatttatttatttgccagagagagagagagagagagacagagagagaaagagacagagagagacagagcacagcaggggaagcaccaggtggagggagaaacgggctccctggtgagcagggagcccgacatgggacccgatcccaggactctgggatggtgtgacctgagccaaaggcagacacttaaccaactgagctccccaggtgaccCTGGAGTGTAGGGTTCTTTATTCACTTATCTCACCTTCAAAGTTTCTTCCTAAACAGGACAAGTGGGGGTTGGGACATAAGGTCATAACTTAAATTTTACCATTTCCTGACAAAAAACATTtgcctctaggggcgcctgggtggctcagtggattaaagcctttgccttcagctcaggtcatgatcccagggtcctgggatcgagccccacatcgggctctctgctcagcagggagcctgcttcctcctctctctctgtctgcctctctgcctacttgtgatcgctgtctgtcaaataaataaataaaatatttaaaaaaaaaaaaaaaaaaaacatttgcctCTGAAGCCAAAGTTCTCCTCATCACCAAAGTTCTTAATGGTAATAACTCTCCATGGCCTGAGTCAGGAACAAGATTCCTGCGGTTGGGAGAAGCCTCACAGACCACTTGAACAGCCCCCGCAGGCTGAAACGGAGAGCCAGCCTACCAAGCAGCACCTACTTGTCAAGCTCCTACTcggtgccaggcactgggaaaaCAGTAGTACTTGAACCCACTCTCACGGAGCTGCCACTGTAACTGGACAGATAAACAAGAAGGTCATATAAGAAACTGatactcagggcgcctgggtggctcagtcattaagcttctgccttcgacttgagtcatgaccccagggtcccgagatcgagagccccacatcgggctccctgcttggtgggaaacccgtttctccctctcctactcaccctgcttgtacCCCCTCTATTggtgtctctctgttaaataaataaataaaatcttaaaaaaaaaaaagaaattggtacTATTGTTAAAATAGAAGTTTGGTTAGTGTTGCTGAgctgtgggggaaggaaggagggatgagaAAGACATTTTGGCTGGAAACTGAATGAAAAGGAGCCAGGCACACAGAGCTCTGGACGCTGAGTGTGTGGACAAGGCCAATGAGGCTCGTCAGTGACTGACTCAGAGACGGGAACGTCACTTCACGGGGCTAGAACTGGGGTCAGTCTGCTCTTAAGATCTCAATTCTATTTACTCGGGGAAGGATTTGGGGCCAGATGGTGGGCCTGGGAAAGACTGGACCCTGCGTTTGGTACCTCACTCTCTAGCAATATAGATAAATGGGCACAGCCCTTGattctttacatttgttttctccTAATACACTAACTACATCTCATTGCTTTTcgaatattttaaagattttacacacacacacacacacacacacagagatcacaagctggcagacaggcaggcagagggggaggggaaacaggctccccgccgagcagagagcccaatgcacggctcaatcccaggaccttgaggtcatgacctgagctgaaggcagaggcttaacccactgagccacccaggtgcccctgctctttGAATATTAAGGCACCCTTGCTTTCCTGAGCTCAGCCTTGCCTGGTCTCGGTGACAGCCTGAATTTGCCAGGCTCTTACTACTTCCATCTTCTGTAACTGTCACAAACCACCCTAGTGAGAGGTATGTGTGCCATTTAGCCCCGCTGTGATGAGGAAAGTGAACTGTGGAGGAGTTTACCGCCCGTCACGGAAGCAGAAGATACTAGAACCAGCATTTGGACTCAGGCAAGAAGTCAAACTGGACTCATTTTCTTATCCTGGGCCCCAGAAATCAGAAACCACCAGCCCCTGGTGTTGACAACAGTGCtccattccctctcctctctaTACACCCCCGGGCCCGAGTCTCAGATTGGTTTTCCCTCCTGTCTCTTTTGCCCTCCTGCACTGGCAGGTCCATCCTGAAACTCACAATGGCTCCCGACTGCTGTGAGGAGCGGCTCTCAGGCCTTCTCTCTATCTTCGCCCCCTTGTTGCTCTTACTCTATCGCGTTtggttccagccacactggctttcttGCACATCCTTTGAAAACTGCACAGACTGTTCCTGGGCTCCGGAACACTCTCTCCCGTGCGTTCTCGGTGAACGCTTCCATTCATCCTACAGTAATGTTACTAAGAACAAGTGCTCTGTGCCAGGGACTGTCCTAAGCACTTTATAGACATGGAAAACCTTTCATCCTAGTCCAGCCACCCCATGAAATTGGTACTATTAGGCCATGtcagagatggggaaatggaaggaagagcc belongs to Lutra lutra chromosome X, mLutLut1.2, whole genome shotgun sequence and includes:
- the WDR13 gene encoding WD repeat-containing protein 13 isoform X2, encoding MPRRIARREEGRRYGDRGGAGSDLNRCCSRGRTRQKRRPGNGRGVAAGLSSRREFRTQYIRRRSQLLRENAKAGHPPALRRQYLRLRGQLLGQRYGPLSEPGSARAYSNSIVRSSRTTLDRMEDFEDDPRALGARGHRRSVSRGSYQLQAQMNRAVYEDRPPGSVVPTSAAEASRAMAGDTSLSENYAFAGMYHVFDQHVDEAVPRVRFANDDRHRLACCSLDGSISLCQLVPAPPTVLRVLRGHTRGVSDFAWSLSNDILVSTSLDATMRIWASEDGRCIREIPDPDGAELLCCTFQPVNNNLTVVGNAKHNVHVMNISTGKKVKGGSSKLTGRVLALSFDAPGRLLWAGDDRGSVFSFLFDMATGKLTKAKRLVVHEGSPVTSISARSWVSREARDPSLLINACLNKLLLYRVVDNEGTLQLKRSFPIEQSSHPVRSIFCPLMSFRQGACVVTGSEDMCVHFFDVERAAKAAVNKLQGHSAPVLDVSFNCDESLLASSDASGMVIVWRREQKGRQTPYCKDISRSRLEGPMVRN